Proteins found in one Sorghum bicolor cultivar BTx623 chromosome 1, Sorghum_bicolor_NCBIv3, whole genome shotgun sequence genomic segment:
- the LOC8062897 gene encoding uncharacterized protein LOC8062897, with the protein MAAGGAAAASTGYWSLAIGAMRAAMVCWVCLAYMRGVCDWLPPPLPAAAAGSTSTPRVGLLSVLFLAAVALSLVAGWFLNAVRPPPPTPCGTPGGPPVTAPRVRMRDGRYLAYAESGVSKDRARFKVVYSHGFSGGRMDSPRASQELLEELGVYMVAFDRAGYGESDPDRRRSVESAARDIEDLADALELGERFHLVCSSLGSHAGWAAIRYIPHRLAGLAMMAPVINYRWRGLPRALARQLYRKQTAGDQWSLRVAYYAPWLLHWWMSQPWLPTSTVIDGSAPFPNALDEKNRVMALSNGMFHSRARLATQQGVQESFYRDMAVMFGRWPEFEPTDLEKPPFPVHLFQGDEDGVVPVQLQRHICRKLGWVNYHELPGTGHFLSAVTGLGDRIVSTLLSSPPASA; encoded by the exons ATGGCTGCAGGTGGTGCAGCTGCAGCCTCCACAGGCTACTGGTCGCTTGCGATCGGCGCAATGCGTGCGGCCATGGTGTGCTGGGTCTGCTTGGCCTACATGCGCGGCGTGTGCGACTGGTTGCCGCCGCCATtgccggcggcagcagcagggaGCACGAGCACCCCGCGTGTGGGGCTGCTGTCGGTGCTCTTCTTGGCGGCCGTGGCGCTTTCCCTGGTGGCGGGGTGGTTCCTGAACGCCGTCCGGCCGCCTCCGCCGACGCCGTGCGGGACGCCCGGCGGGCCCCCGGTGACCGCGCCCAGGGTCCGGATGCGCGACGGGCGGTACCTGGCGTACGCCGAGTCCGGCGTGAGCAAGGACAGGGCGCGCTTCAAGGTCGTCTACTCCCACGGCTTCTCCGGCGGCCGCATGGACTCGCCCCGCGCCTCCCAG GAGCTGCTGGAGGAGCTGGGCGTGTACATGGTGGCGTTCGACCGGGCAGGGTACGGCGAGAGCGACCCGGACCGGCGGCGGTCGGTGGAGAGCGCGGCGAGGGACATCGAGGACCTCGCCGACGCGCTGGAGCTCGGCGAGAGGTTCCACCTCGTCTGCTCCTCGCTCGGCTCCCACGCCGGCTGGGCCGCCATCAGGTACATCCCGCACAGGCTGGCCGGGCTGGCCATGATGGCGCCGGTCATCAACTACCGCTGGCGGGGGCTGCCGCGGGCGCTGGCACGGCAGCTCTACAGGAAGCAGACCGCCGGCGACCAGTGGTCGCTCCGGGTCGCCTACTACGCGCCGTGGCTGCTGCACTGGTGGATGAGCCAGCCATGGCTGCCCACCTCCACCGTCATCGACGGCTCCGCGCCTTTCCCCAACGCGCTCGACGAGAAGAACCGCGTCATGGCGCTCTCCAACGGCATGTTCCACTCG AGGGCGAGGCTGGCGACGCAGCAGGGGGTGCAGGAGTCCTTCTACCGCGACATGGCGGTCATGTTCGGGAGGTGGCCGGAGTTCGAGCCGACGGACCTCGAGAAGCCGCCGTTCCCGGTGCACCTGTTCCAGGGCGACGAGGACGGCGTCGTGCCCGTGCAGCTGCAGCGGCACATATGCCGCAAGCTCGGCTGGGTCAACTACCACGAGCTCCCCGGTACTGGCCACTTCTTGTCAGCGGTGACAGGACTCGGCGACAGGATCGTCAGCACGCTCCTGTCATCGCCGCCGGCGTCGGCGTGA
- the LOC8062896 gene encoding probable E3 ubiquitin-protein ligase XBOS33, whose product MGNSLGCSASGERLVSAARDGDAVEARMLLELSPALARYSTFGGLNTPLHFAAAKGHLDIVTMLLEKGADVNARNYCGQTALMHACRHGHWEVVQMLLLFRCNVTRADYLSGRTALHFAAHDGFVRCIRLLVADFVPSVALEDIASSVVDGGDCQTNSGSSPNSLLGQKFNESARVRYINKPADGGVTALHMAALNGHLDCMQLLIDLGANVSAVTFPYGTTTNLIGAGSTPLHYAAGGGKQECCELLISKGASRLTLNCNGWLPVDVARIFGRRSLEPLLSPNSHSNVPVFQPSSYLALPLMSILNIAREFGLQHTVPSADDNDLCSVCLERSCSVAAEGCSHEFCIKCALYLCSTSNIRVEFTGPPGSIPCPLCRNGIMSFTKLPSTPTEGLKSSSALTFCNPCILNTRSMDSPATVSKAEIRRNRVAAVSSELVCPITCSPFPSSALPTCRCSDDDPCGATDAQDGSEAQSPRPSHCVSMELDKRGEEDLDRTSCSGMFWSRRSCHREQQCDAEINA is encoded by the exons ATGGGCAACTCGCTGGGTTGCTCGGCCTCCGGCGAGCGGCTCGTCTCGGCGGCGCGCGACGGGGACGCCGTCGAGGCGCGGATGCTGCTGGAGCTCAGCCCCGCGCTCGCGCGCTACTCCACCTTCGGCGGCCTCAACACCCCGCTCCACTTCGCCGCCGCCAAGGGCCATCTCGAC ATTGTCACGATGCTGCTGGAGAAAGGCGCTGACGTTAACGCGCGCAACTACTGCGGCCAG ACTGCATTGATGCATGCATGTCGCCATGGGCACTGGGAGGTGGTTCAGATGCTGCTTCTCTTCAGATGCAAC GTAACCAGAGCAGATTACTTGAGTGGTCGAACGGCACTGCATTTTGCTGCACATGATGGATTCGTTCGGTGTATTAGGCTTTTAGTTGCAGACTTTGTCCCTAGTGTGGCCTTGGAGGATATTGCCTCTTCTGTGGTGGATGGTGGTGATTGTCAGACGAACAGCGGGAGCAGTCCTAATTCCTTGTTGGGGCAGAAGTTTAATGAATC TGCCCGTGTGAGGTACATCAACAAGCCTGCTGATGGTGGCGTTACAGCACTTCACATGGCAGCATTGAACGGTCACTTAGATTGCATGCAGTTGTTGATTGACTTGGGTGCTAATGTCTCAGCTGTGACATTCCCCTATGGCACTACTACAAATTTGATAG GAGCTGGCAGTACACCATTGCATTATGCGGCAGGCGGGGGGAAACAAGAATGCTGTGAG CTACTAATATCAAAAGGTGCTAGCAGGTTGACACTCAATTGCAATgg GTGGCTTCCTGTTGATGTTGCTAGAATATTTGGACGGCGCTCTTTGGAGCCATTACTTTCTCCGAATTCGCACTCGAATGTCCCTGTATTTCAACCGTCCAGTTATCTTGCCttgccactcatgagcatacttAATATAGCCAG AGAATTTGGGTTGCAGCATACCGTACCGTCAGCTGATGATAATGACCTCTGTTCAGTTTGTCTAGAAAGGTCTTGTTCTGTTGCTGCTGAAG GTTGCAGTCATGAGTTCTGCATCAAATGTGCTCTCTACCTCTGCTCAACCAGCAACATCCGTGTCGAGTTCACAGGCCCACCTGGGTCCATCCCATGCCCTCTTTGTCGGAATGGCATAATGTCATTCACTAAGTTACCAAGCACACCAACAGAAGGGCTTAAATCAAGTTCAGCGCTCACATTCTGCAACCCATGCATACTGAACACCCGATCTATGGACTCGCCAGCCACTGTCTCCAAAGCTGAAATAAGACGCAACCGTGTGGCAGCTGTCTCTTCAGAGCTAGTCTGTCCAATCACTTGCAGCCCATTCCCGTCGTCCGCCCTCCCAACCTGCAGGTGCAGCGACGATGATCCATGTGGTGCTACAGATGCACAGGATGGTTCTGAGGCCCAATCTCCCCGCCCCTCGCACTGCGTAAGTATGGAGCTGGACAAGAGGGGGGAGGAGGATCTAGACCGGACCAGCTGCTCAGGCATGTTCTGGAGCAGAAGAAGCTGCCACAGGGAGCAGCAGTGTGATGCAGAGATCAACGCTTGA